In Pongo pygmaeus isolate AG05252 chromosome 19, NHGRI_mPonPyg2-v2.0_pri, whole genome shotgun sequence, the genomic stretch cacccatcaactcatcatttacattaggtatttctcctaatactatctctcccccagccccccaccccccaacaggccctggtgtgtgatgttccccaccctgtgtgtgatgttccctgtcctgtgtccaagtgttctcattgttcaattcccacctatgagtgtcCTTTACTTTTTCAAGTGACCACTCTTTCCTTCATGGGGATTTTGGACCTTGCACTCTGCTAGTTGTTGTCTTACTTCTCTGGTGATTCCTTTCCAGTCTCCTgtggtttctgtttctttgttttcaacTTACAAGTGATGGAGTGTCCCACAGCTCAGGGCATAGATATCTTATTCTCAGACACTTATTCCCTATGACCAGGAAGCCACATTCAGTCCCATGGCATTCAAAGTCCCATTTCATATGCTGAGACCAACTGAaggttcatttaattttcacctaCTTTCTCTGACCCATTAGGAGTTGTGTGCTATAAGTGATGTGAAGGAATAATGCCCCTACACAGTCTAAATTATTGTTTGTTCATGTAGTAGAACCTACGGAAGTTAAAGATTCATGATTCAATACCACTACATTATTTACTGGACCTTTAACTCCTAGAATATGCATTTAGTACAGAACTTTCTAAATGTTTCTCCTGCTTTTACTAGCTTGAATTGACgtaaaatttattttcaccaTTTTCCCCCTAGGATGGAGTTTATAGACCATATTCTGGGTTTAACTAAGAACCAAAATATTCCGTTAGTTGGTTTCTTCTAAGTCCCAATATTTctctatgaaaatttatttttgtagaatgtattGACCAAGACCATGTGCCCCAAGACCATGCTGTTAAATACACACCACAGAAAAGTCATTAAGGTaggaaaaatactaaaatttgagtattttacattttctgcaaTTCCCCAACTTCTCAGAAGATTGATTTTCCCTAAAGgtaattattttgttgttaatgGATGGAGATGAAATTAAAGCAGCTGAGAGTGTGATAAGTTGAATTACATGAGAGATGGATAAACCTTAAAGAGTAGCCTCTGGTTTTACAAGAATGGGATAAAAGAGATAAGGGCAGAACAAGATAACAGGATCGGGGGGCATGGGTGGAGGagggaaatggaaaaataaagcaaataagagAGGAGTGAGATTGTAGGGAAAGAtacactttcaaaaatatttaagaaaatttagcTGTGGGATATAACCCTTCTTCATATTCATAAAAAACTTaacttaaaatctttatttttttcaatactttTGGAAACATCCATGTATTGCCATTTTTTTTAAGTCGTTACATGTTGGGATTTTCTTGAAGGTGAGTGAGAGCAAGAATAGGATTCGTTCAGTTGTGTTTTGGGTGGAATTTCTCAGGAACTAAGGACAATCATTACAAAGCAACACAAAAAGAACATTGTATTTCTATGTGATGAAAGTGGAGTTTTATTCAGAGGCAGCAAAAATAAGATACAGAAACattgctgtaaaaggaaatacagggTGAAACAATCAGACTTTCAAATCTGAGAGTGAGACATCATTGCCCTGAGTTACCCTGCAAGAACTTCCATGTTTGGGACAGAAGAACTTGGTAtccataaatacaaatataaggtACAAAATTTGGTAAATTCgattaatttatttctgtaaataacaTCTAATTTCACACTTGGGTCAACATGGGGAACATATATTCTAGATGTATAGCCAGGACATATATCCTAGATATATGTCCAGGATATGGacacacagttggtgggaatggCCTCTCCTGAGTTGTCTATGAGATGCACCAGGTCTGCTTCTGTGATGAGTGAGCTGAAGGGGAGGAGATAGGTTCAGGAAAGGAGCTCAGCAGCAAGAGGAGGCACAGCACAAGGGACGGGGGCAGGTGGAAATGACACAGGTTGGGCGATAGCAAGTGGTGTGGCAGGAGACTCGGCCACAGACTGGACGCAGGCAGCAGCAGGGGCGGCAGCAGCAGGGGCGGCAGCAGCTGGATTCACAGCAAGAGGGGCGGCAGCAGCTGGGACGGCAGCAGGTGGGCTGGCAGCACACAGACTGGCAGCACTGGGGCCTGCAGCACCTGGACACACAGGAGCTGGGGCGACAGCAGCTGGAGATGCAGCAGCTGGGATGGCAGCAAGTGGGCTGGCAGCACACAGACTGGCAGCACTGGGGTCTGCAGCAGCTGGACACACTGCAGCTGGGGCGGCAGCAGGTGGTCTGGCAGCACTGGGGTCTGCAGCAGCTGGATACACAGCAGCTAGGGCGGCAACAGGTGGTCCTGCAGCAGGTGGTCTGACAGCAGCTGGGACGGCAGCAGGTGGGCTGGCAGCACACAGACTGGCAGCACTGGGGTCTGCAGCAGCTGGACACACAGCAGCTGGGGCGGCAGCAGGTGGTCTGACAGCAGCTGGGGCAGCAGCAGGTCTCCAGGCCACAGCCGTGGTCAGAGCAGACGGAACCACAACAGGAGCTGACCATGGTGTCAGAGGGTAAAGGTTCTGGGTGGGTTTCCAGGAGAGTGAGTTTCGTGAGTTTGGGAGTCTCCTTGCTGCATGTCCCCTTTTATACCCAGCTGAGGAGCGTTTGTG encodes the following:
- the LOC129017236 gene encoding keratin-associated protein 4-6-like, which codes for MVSSCCGSVCSDHGCGLETCCCPSCCQTTCCRPSCCVSSCCRPQCCQSVCCQPTCCRPSCCQTTCCRTTCCRPSCCVSSCCRPQCCQTTCCRPSCSVSSCCRPQCCQSVCCQPTCCHPSCCISSCCRPSSCVSRCCRPQCCQSVCCQPTCCRPSCCRPSCCESSCCRPCCCRPCCCLRPVCGRVSCHTTCYRPTCVISTCPRPLCCASSCC